Genomic DNA from Candidatus Sphingomonas phytovorans:
CATGTGACACGGTCGGCAAACTTTCCGGATTATGGCCCGGTTACGCCGCGTACTCCCGACCGCTGCGACCAAGAGGGAAGGTATCTGTCGCTGAGGGCAAGTCAAGCGGATACGCCGCGCACCGGGTGCGCGGCGTCGAGTCTCAGGAATGTCCTTCTCGTGAAAACGCGGGCGCCGGTCTCAGCGCTGGTCCTGCTGCGCCTGCTCCTGCCGCGCCTGTTCGCGTCGCGCCTTGCGCTCTTCCTTCGCGCGCTTCTGGTCTTCCTTGCGCAGCTTGCGGCCGGCGTTGCGGTCCGCCTCGTCCTGGCTGGTCGTCGCCCAGTCGACGGTCTGGCCCGCCGCCTTGACCGGCAGGGTGACGACATTGGCTGCCGTCTTGACCAGGCAGCCGCCGCCGAGAAGCGGCAGCGCCAGGGCGACGGGAATCAGGATCTTGCGCATCGATCGTCTCTTCTCAATTGACTCGGGTGCCCCGTGCTTCGACGCCGATCGCCGTGAAATCGGTGAAGAAACCATCGATGCCAAGCGCCAGATAGCGACGAATATCGTCCGAAAGACGGCCATGCGCGCGCGGATTGATGCCGACGCGCATCGACGGCGGCAGGAAGAAATTCTCCGCGCGGAAGGTCCAGGGGTGGAGGCGCAGGCCCGCCGCATGGGCGTCGGCGACCAGCGTCGACGGCGCGGCATCGCCCTTGATGATCATGTCCTTGTTGGGGCCGATGCCCCAGGCATAGGCGGCGACCGCTTTCAGCCCCTCCGGCGTCGCCATCGCGGCATAGCTTGGCGCGGCATTGTCGGCCGGCGCCCCGTTCCCATCCATCAGCTGGATCAGGCGGATACCGGTCAGCTTGTGCAGCGCCTTCAGGTTGTTCACCTCGAACGACTGGATGAAGACCGGCGCGCTCGCATCGTGCCAGCCCGCCGCCTTGAGTTGCGCAACGAGCCTTTTCTCGAGCGGCAGGCCGATCGAGGCGAAATAGGTCGGGTGCTTGGTCTCGGGATAGATGCCGACGATCCGGCCACCGACCGAATGCTTCTTCGCCAGCGCGATGATCTCGGCCAGGGTCGGCACCTCGAACTGGCCGTCATATTGTGCGTTGTCGGGGCGGAGCATCGGCAGGCGCTCTTTCGCGCGCAGCGTCTTCAGCTCGATCAGCGTGAAATCCTCGGTGAACCAGCCGGTGTGCTTCTCGCCGTCGATCACCTTGGTCGTCTTGCGCGCGGCGAATTCAGGATGCTTCGCGACATCGGTCGTCTCGGTGATGTCATTCTCGTGCCGGGCGACCAGCACGCCGTCTTTGGTCGGCACCAGATCGGGCTCGATGAAGTCGGCGCCCTGCTCGATCGCGAGCTGGTACGAGGCAAGCGTGTGTTCCGGGCGCAGGCCGCTGACACCGCGGTGCGCGATCACGATCACGGGGGACAGCGGAGGCGAAGGCGGTGTCACTGGTGCGGTCTGCCCGATCGCCGCCCCGGGCACCAGTGCCAGCAACGCGCCGAAGAGATTTCGCTTGCGCAACGACAGACGAAAAAGTTTCACTATGCTATCCATTACCGGAAACGATCCTTCCCAAACGCGTTACCCCAGTCAGCCAGGAGGGGCGACCCCATGCACTTCACGATCAACGGCGAGACCCGCAAGGCCGAGCCCGATATCCGCGCATCCCTGCTCGATCTGCTGCGCGAGCATCTCGGCCTGACCGGCACCAAGAAGGGGTGCGACCATGGCCAGTGCGGCGCATGCACCGTCCTGGTGAACGGGCGGCGGATCAATTCGTGCCTCACGCTGGCGGTGATGCATCAGGATGATGACATATTGACGATCGAAGGACTGGGGAGCGCCGACAATCTTCATCCGCTCCAGGCAGCGTTCGTGAAGCATGACGGGTTCCAGTGCGGCTATTGCACGCCGGGCCAGATCTGCTCGGCGGTCGGCATGCTCGACGAAGTGGCGAGGGGCTGGCCGAGCCATGTCAGCGGGTCGCTCAGCGATGTCGAACTGACCGATGCGGAGATATCGGAGCGGATGAGCGGCAATTTGTGTCGCTGCTCGGCCTATCCCAACATCGTTGACGCGATTGCCGAAGTCGCAGCGCTTGCGCCCACCGGTCGTGAAGTGGCCGAGGCATGAAGACGTTCGACTATGTGAAAGCCGCCAGCCCGGAATCAGCCGTCGCCGCCGGCGGGCGCTTCATCGCGGGCGGGACCAATCTGCTCGACCTGATGAAATTGCAGATCGAGGCGCCCGGGAAGCTGGTCGATATCAGCCGGCTCGACCTGGCGCGGATCGAGGAACGCGCCGATGGCGGACTGACGATCGGCGCGCTGGTGCCGAACAGCGATCTCGCCGCCGATGCACGTGTCATCAGCAACTATCCGGTATTAAGTCGCGCCCTGCTGGCGGGGGCGTCCGGGCAGTTGCGCAACAAGGCATCGACCGGGGGCAACCTGCTCCAGCGGACTCGCTGTTATTATTTCTACGACACCGCCATGCCTTGCAACAAGCGCGTGCCGGGTTCGGGCTGCGCGGCGATCGGCGGGTTCAACCGTATCCTCGCCGTGCTCGGCACGAGCGACCAGTGCATCGCGACTCACCCGAGCGACATGGCGGTGGCGATGCGCGCGCTCGACGCAACGATCGTGACGCTCAAACCGGACGGAGACCGGCGGCGAATCGCGCTCGCGGACTTCTATCGCCTGCCCGGCGACACGCCGCATATCGAGACCGTGATCGAGCCGGGCGAGCTGATCACCCATATCGACCTGCCCCCGCCCTCCGCCGGCACGCAGCTCTACCGCAAGGTGCGCGACCGGGCCTCCTATGCCTTTGCGCTTGTCTCGGTCGCCGGGATCGTCGCGGTCGAAAACGGCAGGATCGCCTCAGCGGCCCTCGCCTTTGGCGGGCTCGCGCCGATGCCATGGCGCGACCCGGCGGTCGAGGCGGCACTGGTCGGCAAGGCGCCCTCAACCACCGTGTTCGAGGCGGCGGCGGATGTCCTGCTGGCGGACGCCCGGGGCTTCGGGTCGAACGATTTCAAGATCCCCCTCACCCGCCGCGTGCTGATCGCGTGCCTGCGCGACCTGACGGGAGAGGCGGCATGACCGAATACCGGATGGACGCCGATCATCCCGGCCTCGCGCTCGATCGGGGGGTGCAGGATGTGCTGGGCAGGGGCCTCGACCGGGTCGACGGCGTGTTCAAGGTCACGGGCGCCGCGACCTATGGCTATGAGCACCAGATCGAGAATGTCGCCTATGGGTATCTGATCACCGCGCCCGCGGCCAAGGGCAAGGTGACCGGGTTCGACATCGA
This window encodes:
- a CDS encoding 2Fe-2S iron-sulfur cluster-binding protein; amino-acid sequence: MHFTINGETRKAEPDIRASLLDLLREHLGLTGTKKGCDHGQCGACTVLVNGRRINSCLTLAVMHQDDDILTIEGLGSADNLHPLQAAFVKHDGFQCGYCTPGQICSAVGMLDEVARGWPSHVSGSLSDVELTDAEISERMSGNLCRCSAYPNIVDAIAEVAALAPTGREVAEA
- a CDS encoding glycerophosphodiester phosphodiesterase — translated: MGQTAPVTPPSPPLSPVIVIAHRGVSGLRPEHTLASYQLAIEQGADFIEPDLVPTKDGVLVARHENDITETTDVAKHPEFAARKTTKVIDGEKHTGWFTEDFTLIELKTLRAKERLPMLRPDNAQYDGQFEVPTLAEIIALAKKHSVGGRIVGIYPETKHPTYFASIGLPLEKRLVAQLKAAGWHDASAPVFIQSFEVNNLKALHKLTGIRLIQLMDGNGAPADNAAPSYAAMATPEGLKAVAAYAWGIGPNKDMIIKGDAAPSTLVADAHAAGLRLHPWTFRAENFFLPPSMRVGINPRAHGRLSDDIRRYLALGIDGFFTDFTAIGVEARGTRVN
- a CDS encoding xanthine dehydrogenase family protein subunit M → MKTFDYVKAASPESAVAAGGRFIAGGTNLLDLMKLQIEAPGKLVDISRLDLARIEERADGGLTIGALVPNSDLAADARVISNYPVLSRALLAGASGQLRNKASTGGNLLQRTRCYYFYDTAMPCNKRVPGSGCAAIGGFNRILAVLGTSDQCIATHPSDMAVAMRALDATIVTLKPDGDRRRIALADFYRLPGDTPHIETVIEPGELITHIDLPPPSAGTQLYRKVRDRASYAFALVSVAGIVAVENGRIASAALAFGGLAPMPWRDPAVEAALVGKAPSTTVFEAAADVLLADARGFGSNDFKIPLTRRVLIACLRDLTGEAA